One segment of Lytechinus variegatus isolate NC3 chromosome 13, Lvar_3.0, whole genome shotgun sequence DNA contains the following:
- the LOC121425930 gene encoding ADP-ribosylation factor-like, translating into MGLAVSNLFSRLFGNKEMRILMVGLDAAGKTTILYKLKLGEIVTTIPTIGFNVETVEYKNISFTVWDVGGQDKIRPLWRHYFQNTQGLIFVVDSNDRERVTEAKEELNRMLNEDELRDAHLLVFANKQDLPNAMSTSDLSNALGLSNLHGRSWYITGTCATTGDGLYEGLDWLSSRVKQK; encoded by the exons ATGGGTTTGGCTGTCAGCAATCTGTTCAGCcgtttatttggcaataaggagatgagaatactgatggttGGCTTGGATGCTGCCGGAAAGACCACCATCCTCTACAAACTCAAGCTTGGAGAAATTGTCACAACCATCCCCACGATAG GTTTCAACGTAGAGACGGTGGAGTACAAGAATATAAGCTTCACAGTGTGGGATGTTGGCGGTCAAGACAAGATTAGACCACTTTGGAGGCATTACTTCCAGAACACACAAG gTCTGATTTTTGTTGTAGACAGCAATGACAGAGAGCGCGTCACTGAAGCCAAAGAGGAGTTAAATCGTATGCTTAATGAAGATGAACTCAGAGATGCTCATCTACTGGTGTTTGCTAACAAACAG GATCTTCCCAATGCGATGAGTACATCCGATTTAAGTAATGCCCTTGGTCTGTCAAATCTGCACGGCCGAAGTTGGTACATCACCGGAACGTGTGCAACCACGGGGGACGGACTTTACGAAGGCCTAGACTGGTTATCGAGTCGAGTCAAACAGAAATAG